Genomic DNA from Podospora pseudoanserina strain CBS 124.78 chromosome 4, whole genome shotgun sequence:
TCGATGCGGCACTTCGCAATTCCTTTGACACTCCTGGTGCCATGCAAGTGATCCTGCGCCTGGTCCGCAACGCCAACATCTACATGAACGACAAGGCAAAGTCATCCAATCTTCAGCCTGTCGAGGCGGCGGCCCGCTGGGTGACAAAGATCGTAGGTATCTTTGGCCTGGACGCTACCGCAAAGCCACCTTACGATGGCCTCGGCTGGGGGTCATCTTCTGCTACCGCTGCGGCTGACGTCGACCCCCAAACAGCGATCAAGCCCTACGCTGCTGCGTACGAGAAGGTTAAAGCTGATGTTCAATCGCTTCACCTCTCTGCCTCTTCGATTCAATCTGCTCTCGAGCACTCCCCAGACGCCGAGTTTGCCGAAGTAGAGAAGAGTGGCGAGAAGGACGTGGAGAAGCTGGCGCTGCCATATCTTCGTGCCACTTCCCGTCTCCGCGATGAGCTACGGGCCGTCGCCCCAACCCTTGCTTCAGAGCCTCAAATAAAGCAGGCTGTTCTCGCCCTCAGTGACCGTATCCGCGACTATGACTTGACCGACCTTGGCGTACAGCTCGATGATCAAACCGATAAGCCCAGTCTCATCAAGTTTGTGCCTGCTGCCAAACTTATCGCTGCGAGAGAGGAGAAAGCGTCCCAGCTTGCTGAGAAGGCTaagcaaaaggaggaggcccGGAAGGCTAGagagaaggccgaggaggagaagtggaccaaggccaaggtggcCCCGCAAGACATGTTCAAGGACGACCCCAAATATACCGAGTGGGATGCTGACGGTCTGCCAACAAAGCTggccgaggggggtgagTCAGTGCCCAAGAGCCAGGCCAAaaagttgaagaaggactGGGACAGGCAGAAGAAACTGCACGAAGAGTATCTTGCCAAGTTTGGAGGCAAGGCGTGAGTCAGCTATCAGCTGCAGTTTAGACGACTAGGTATCTTGCCTACTTTTCGGGGTGAAATAGAAAACTCATGTTGTCGCTGTTAGCTGCCTTGAAATAGTGAATCGAGCCGACGTACAATCGAAATCAAAGTTGGAATACAAACTCGCCCCTAAGCCCTGAACGCCGCGCATGCTCTAAAGGAACCCAACCCAGCCGTCTATCTCTCCTCGCCAAGTCTTATGTACACTGCTATATCAATGACGATAACCCGCAACTACATGAtaaaccccaccaccaaagctcCCACAACAGCTTTCCATACATCGATTTTGAGAGAATAAGCCTTGGACTGTCCGGTTGGGTTGATCCCCAGCGGGCCCGTCCCGCTCACCCTTGTGGCTACTGGGCCGGGCCCGATATCGATACCTGTGGGTCCCACACCGGTGAAGGTCGCCGTAGGGCCACGTTCAGCAGTGACATCCAGATTATTGTTCCCAGACGTCGGTCTTGGAGGCGGTGCCGTGCACCTGCCTGTCGCACTGGGCACAGCATCTGGCCCCGTGCTGATGGCAATGATGTTGCTTCCGCAATTCGCCGCCTGAGCCAGGTGCAAGTTTCTGTTGTCTTGATCAAACACCACGTAGGCCGCTCGCAGGAAGGTGTCTCCCAGCACCGGCTCCCCGTCGTCATCTGGGAGCACGCCCAGCACGCAGTACCCCTGAACGTGCCAGATGAAATCGTTGAAGGGCACGTTGATCACTTTATCCCCAAAGTAAAAGTCAATGGAGCCTTCCAGATCAGCAACATTGCAGTCGAGGAAATAGAAACCGGTCGAGGGGTCGTATTGGGTGTCTGCGAAGCTGGAGGCGAAGGCTTGGTAGATTCGTCGGGGAAGTCGGCTGAGTGTTCCGCCCGAATCGAGGAAAACAGGGACTTCAAGCTCTTGTGATCTTTCAACTAGACCGTCGGGGTATGTTAGTCCCACGCCGCTCATGGTGACATAGTATCTGTCCGCTCCCCTTGGAGTTTGGTTCTGAGGCAGCATAGGGAGTTTGGCTAGAGATCCGATGTATTTTCCAGTGTCCACGCCGCCAAAGATGAGCGCTCCCTCGGGGGAGTCGACGGTTCTAAGATCCATGCTGAAGGCTCGCGAGTTGATCAACTTTTGGTCTTTCATCGTGTCGAGAATGTAAGGATACTCGTTGACTCCTCGAATAGGGGGCGAGAGGCCAAGGATTCCCAGGGGGATGTCGTGGGACTCGAGGGCTACGCCGATGACCTGGTTTCTAACCGTGGCCCCTGTCATGTGGAAGATCAACATAAGTCACAGCTCGGACGAGAGCACGGCGTTCCAGCAAGAGATTCAGACGCACCTCCAATTTTGACACTCTCTCTAACATATTGTATTGTCGCATTTCCTTTCCCATACACGAGGATGTCGGTCACGCGCGTTGCGTTCAGACttgagctcttcctccagtCGTAGACCGGGAACGATCGACAGTCGTCAGGCACATTGGCAGTGTCACATGTTGGGTTCACCCAAGTGTCTGGCGAGCCAGTATCCAGGATCAGCGTCAGTTTTTGCCCGGGTGTCCCGACCTCTATGTCGACGCCGTAGCGGGTTCCGGTGAACTGGTTTTCAATGGTAACTTCATTTTGTCGGCCTCGGATCA
This window encodes:
- a CDS encoding hypothetical protein (COG:O; MEROPS:MER0080922; EggNog:ENOG503PD1H), which encodes MIPLRFLLSAAPVLASAHDFSAPPDSSRQQNPSLVTRGEGFIRSPLNVLPNPAPPKLIRGRQNEVTIENQFTGTRYGVDIEVGTPGQKLTLILDTGSPDTWVNPTCDTANVPDDCRSFPVYDWRKSSSLNATRVTDILVYGKGNATIQYVRESVKIGGATVRNQVIGVALESHDIPLGILGLSPPIRGVNEYPYILDTMKDQKLINSRAFSMDLRTVDSPEGALIFGGVDTGKYIGSLAKLPMLPQNQTPRGADRYYVTMSGVGLTYPDGLVERSQELEVPVFLDSGGTLSRLPRRIYQAFASSFADTQYDPSTGFYFLDCNVADLEGSIDFYFGDKVINVPFNDFIWHVQGYCVLGVLPDDDGEPVLGDTFLRAAYVVFDQDNRNLHLAQAANCGSNIIAISTGPDAVPSATGRCTAPPPRPTSGNNNLDVTAERGPTATFTGVGPTGIDIGPGPVATRVSGTGPLGINPTGQSKAYSLKIDVWKAVVGALVVGFIM